The genomic window ATTCGCATAGAGGGATGTTAGCAAAGACATCGGTGTAGCAGGGCCCGTAGCCGCATCGGCCGTCACTCCAGCGACAACGGCAACACCGGAGACTACCGAGCTCACCATGCCGCCAGTAGCCAGTTCAACAATTCCAAGGATTTTGGCCCAACCGAGCCTCCCGTCATAATCGATGACATTCACCGGGTCGCCGCCATAGCTGTAAGGATTCAGATACTGGCGAGCCGGATCGGGAGTGAGCCACAGCGCAAATGACGGGTCAAAATACCGCGCGCCGAAGTAGTACAGGCCCAGGCGGCCGTCGAGCATGATGTCAGTGCGGAGGGACACCAGCGATCCGTTCTCGTCGTAGGCGAAAGTCACGGCGGTCCCTGTCCCCGTCTTTGTTTGCAGGTTGCCCATCATGTCATAAATATATACAGAATTGTCCGAAAACGTACTGTCCAGCAGCTTCGTCGTGGATTTCACCTGCGAAATGCGCCCGTCGAAAATCAATGAAATTGCGGACAATCAAACCCATGTTCCGTATCTTCATAAATGTGATATTCGGACAATTCCGGACATTTTTCCAGTTGTTTTTCATCAAAAACCTGAACACCGGGAGAACCGGTTTTCCATAAATCAAAATAATCATAATCAACCTGAGTATACTTATCTTTTCTGTTGACAAACTCATAATCACGAGAGTCCAACCATACTCCATTGCAGAAAACATGTATCCGAAGTATAAGAGTATCCCTGAATTCGTGTTTAACACCAGGCAAAGAACTGAAGGTCGGCGAAAATGGCTTATCAGTTTCTAACAGAGAGTCTTTGGCATACAATTCTATCCAGACAGAATCACCTTTTGGCACTGAAGCAAAACATCTAAAATTATTCCAGCATAAATCCTCATAATTTTCATCAGGTGGGCAGGCGCACAAAAGCGGCAGCAAGAGTAACAATAACAACTTTACAGCAATTAGTTTTCTCATTTCAATACCCCCGCCACCAGCCTTCTTCCCAGACCCACTGTTCCCCGAACTTTTTCGTTATCGCTGCGGCTTCATCAGCGTGTTCTTTGCGATAATTATTGTAAAACGCTTTTGAATACTCCCTTATTTCTTCAGCGCTCAACTTTTCTATACCCTCTCCGTATTTATTAACCAAGCCTTTTTCTCTCAAATAACCTATAAAATAGGCATCCATTTCCTTGCTATTCGAGTGATACGATGACGAAAACTGGGTCGGATCCCAATCACTCTGTTCCATGTAATCATAGTAGTACATGATACGCCATCCTACATCTTCCATCTGGTACGAATGATGTATCTCGTGCGCAATCGCCACTGAATCCGTTCTATCCGTCACAAATGTCGCATGGCCAAAATGAGCGAAACTGCCAGGTGCATAATTCATAAATCCACCAGAATATACTGTGTTGCCCCTGTAATATTCCGAAACGCCATCCATTTTGTACCAATCGGCGGTGCCGCCTAGGTTCTTCACGTTCGAAAGCCCTATATAGTGTCCAACATTATCCGCAAAAAAACCACCCGTTATGGCATCCGTAAATACAGCTCCACAATCACCATAACGGCAGCGCTGACCATAAGACAGCATTGTCATATAGGTAGACGCAGGGCCCATTCCGCCCGCAAGATCAACGTACAAACCCGAAGTGAACGAATTTCGTACATTGGGATTCTTCAAATCCCAATCATTCGCATAGAGGGATGTTAGCAAAGACATCGGTGCAGCAGGGCCCGTAGCCGCATCGGCCGTCACTGCAGCGACTCCGGCAACACCGGAGACTACCGAACTCACCATGCCGCCAGTAGCCAGTTCAACAATTCCAAGGATTCCGGCCCAACCGAGCCTCCCGTCATAATCGATGACATTCACCGGGTCGCCGCCGTAGCTGTAGGGGTTCAGGTACTGGCGGGCCGGGTCGGGAGTGAGCCACAGCGC from uncultured Fibrobacter sp. includes these protein-coding regions:
- a CDS encoding RHS repeat-associated core domain-containing protein, whose amino-acid sequence is MMGNLSKRTGTAGEVDFAYDENGRMLSQDYGSSRLDYVYGPGSYAVSSATGHTPMDAGRNASRANNFAYDASGRMMHDSSRGLSIAYDMDGMPAVFLQDSGSGTWRELAVYDPSGWRVATYSYENGSLVSLRTDIMLDGRKELERRASFAGSGSSVTEYSMLYGAGGALGRRHADGTSEWYVKDRQGSLVMSVVNSGLNTALVYEPFGFQRLLRVSGDEPAEQYTGKEYDGRLGLYYFGARYFDPSFALWLTPDPARQYLNPYSYGGDPVNVIDYDGRLGWAGILGIVELATGGMVSSVVSGVAGVAAVTADAATGPAAPMSLLTSLYANDWDLKNPNVRNSFTSGLYVDLAGGMGPASTYMTMLSYGQRCRYGDCGAVFTDAITGGFFADNVGHYIGLSNVKNLGGTADWYKMDGVSEYYRGNTVYSGGFMNYAPGSFAHFGHATFVTDRTDSVAIAHEIHHSYQMEDVGWRIMYYYDYMEQSDWDPTQFSSSYHSNSKEMDAYFIGYLREKGLVNKYGEGIEKLSAEEIREYSKAFYNNYRKEHADEAAAITKKFGEQWVWEEGWWRGY